A genomic stretch from Deltaproteobacteria bacterium includes:
- a CDS encoding ABC transporter ATP-binding protein — translation MSDNNTVPIIETPIIETRDLTIRFGGHVAVDHVNFSMEPFTLKSIIGPNGAGKTTFFNMLTGQYKPTEGKVYLKGRDVTQLKPAQRTKLGMGRSFQLTNIFPELTVLENVRVAVQSREGFGFNFWKNFRHFCQSEDEAYVILQEVTLHEKWKAKSAQLTHGEKRKLEIAILLALKPEILFLDEPTAGMSREEVPAILELLEKIKGRRDRSLLLVEHKMDMIMSLSDTIMVLQEGRLIADGNPEEIYKSEAVQEAYLGGGAVRD, via the coding sequence ATGAGCGACAACAATACCGTACCCATCATCGAAACCCCGATCATAGAAACCCGGGATCTGACCATCCGTTTTGGCGGGCACGTCGCCGTGGACCACGTGAACTTCAGCATGGAGCCGTTCACGCTCAAGTCCATCATCGGTCCTAACGGGGCCGGTAAAACGACCTTTTTCAACATGCTGACCGGCCAATACAAACCCACCGAAGGCAAAGTCTATTTGAAAGGCAGGGACGTCACCCAGTTGAAACCCGCCCAGCGGACCAAACTGGGCATGGGCCGCTCCTTTCAGCTGACCAACATCTTCCCGGAACTCACCGTACTGGAAAATGTCAGGGTCGCCGTGCAGTCCCGGGAAGGTTTCGGCTTCAACTTCTGGAAAAACTTCCGTCATTTTTGCCAATCCGAAGACGAAGCCTACGTCATTCTCCAGGAGGTCACGCTGCATGAAAAGTGGAAGGCCAAGTCGGCACAGCTGACCCACGGTGAAAAGCGCAAGCTGGAAATCGCCATCCTGCTGGCACTGAAGCCTGAGATCCTTTTTCTCGACGAACCCACCGCCGGCATGAGCCGGGAAGAGGTCCCCGCCATCCTGGAACTGCTGGAAAAAATCAAAGGCCGCAGGGATCGAAGCCTCTTGCTCGTCGAGCACAAAATGGACATGATCATGTCGCTCTCCGACACCATCATGGTGCTTCAGGAGGGCCGCCTGATCGCCGACGGCAACCCCGAAGAAATCTACAAGAGTGAGGCGGTCCAGGAGGCCTATCTTGGAGGAGGTGCGGTACGTGACTGA
- a CDS encoding ABC transporter ATP-binding protein gives MTDTLLKAEGIHTFIGQHHILQGVSFEAKTDGVTVLLGRNGAGKSTTLKTIMGLLPATRGKLIFKGRPIQSKKPHQIARMGIGFVPENMGIFSELTVEENMQVAMLKDDLATRKRLEDILQMFTALKEFWKTKAGNLSGGQKQMLSIARAIVNETSLLLIDEPTKGLAPIIINALIQAINQIKQHSVVLLVEQNFYMASQVGDQFYILDDGQVVHSGMMQDLVEDEELQSRYLGITK, from the coding sequence GTGACTGACACACTATTGAAAGCCGAAGGGATCCACACCTTCATCGGACAGCACCACATCCTTCAAGGCGTCTCTTTTGAAGCCAAGACCGATGGGGTCACCGTACTCCTGGGACGCAACGGTGCCGGCAAGAGCACCACCCTCAAGACCATCATGGGGCTGCTTCCCGCCACCCGGGGGAAACTCATTTTCAAGGGACGGCCGATCCAATCGAAGAAGCCCCACCAGATCGCCCGCATGGGGATCGGTTTCGTCCCCGAAAACATGGGCATCTTTTCCGAACTCACGGTGGAAGAGAACATGCAGGTGGCCATGTTGAAGGATGACCTCGCTACCCGCAAGCGCCTGGAAGACATCCTGCAGATGTTCACGGCCCTGAAGGAGTTCTGGAAAACCAAGGCCGGCAACCTCAGCGGCGGCCAGAAACAGATGCTGAGCATTGCCCGGGCCATCGTCAACGAGACATCCCTTTTGTTGATCGACGAGCCCACCAAAGGACTGGCGCCCATCATCATCAACGCCCTGATACAAGCCATCAATCAGATCAAGCAGCACAGCGTCGTTCTCCTGGTGGAACAAAATTTCTACATGGCCAGCCAGGTGGGCGATCAGTTCTACATTCTCGACGACGGCCAGGTGGTCCACAGCGGCATGATGCAGGACCTGGTCGAAGACGAAGAACTGCAGAGCCGTTATCTGGGAATTACGAAATAA